One segment of Tamlana crocina DNA contains the following:
- the folD gene encoding bifunctional methylenetetrahydrofolate dehydrogenase/methenyltetrahydrofolate cyclohydrolase FolD, translating to MTILDGKKVSNDIKEEIAEHVSGMKAKGEKVPHLAAVLVGSDGASMTYVNAKVKACERIGFESTLIELPEYTSEEELLEKINELNTNDDIDGFIVQLPLPEQIDEQKILMAIDPDKDVDGFHPVNVGRMALDLPTFLPATPYGILELLERYQVETSGKNVVVMGRSHIVGRPMSILMSQKRKAGDATVTVVHSRTKNLAEITKQADIIVAAIGISEFLTGDMVKEDVVVIDVGITRVPDATKKNGYRLAGDVEFSSVSQKASYITPVPGGVGPMTIAMLLKNTLLARERRS from the coding sequence ATGACAATCTTAGACGGTAAAAAAGTAAGTAACGACATTAAAGAGGAAATTGCCGAGCACGTAAGTGGAATGAAGGCAAAAGGCGAAAAAGTGCCGCATTTGGCGGCAGTTTTAGTAGGTAGTGATGGTGCGAGTATGACCTACGTTAACGCTAAAGTAAAAGCTTGTGAGCGTATTGGTTTTGAATCGACGCTTATTGAACTTCCGGAGTACACTTCCGAAGAAGAATTGCTTGAAAAAATCAACGAGCTGAATACCAATGATGACATCGATGGGTTTATCGTGCAGTTACCATTGCCAGAACAAATTGATGAGCAAAAGATATTGATGGCGATTGACCCTGATAAAGATGTGGACGGATTCCATCCTGTAAATGTTGGCAGAATGGCTTTAGATTTGCCTACCTTTTTACCGGCAACACCATACGGAATACTAGAGCTTTTAGAGCGTTACCAAGTAGAAACTTCTGGTAAAAACGTGGTGGTTATGGGGCGCAGCCATATTGTAGGCCGACCTATGAGTATTTTAATGAGCCAAAAAAGAAAAGCTGGCGATGCTACCGTAACAGTTGTTCACAGCCGAACTAAAAACTTGGCTGAGATTACGAAGCAGGCCGATATCATTGTGGCAGCTATCGGGATTTCAGAATTTTTAACAGGAGACATGGTTAAGGAAGATGTTGTGGTTATTGATGTGGGTATTACCCGTGTGCCAGATGCTACAAAGAAAAATGGCTACCGATTAGCTGGCGATGTGGAGTTTTCGAGCGTGAGCCAAAAAGCCAGTTACATTACTCCGGTGCCTGGAGGTGTTGGCCCTATGACGATTGCCATGTTGCTTAAAAATACGCTTTTGGCAAGAGAAAGACGCTCTTAA
- the ffh gene encoding signal recognition particle protein, producing the protein MFNNLSDKLDKALHVLKGHGSITEVNVAETLKEVRRALLDADVNFKIAKEFTNKVKEKALGQNVLTTLQPGQLMVKIVKDELTELMGGDAEGINLSGTPSVILMSGLQGSGKTTFSGKLANYLKNKKTKKPLLVACDVYRPAAIDQLHVVGEQIGVEVFSDKGNNNPVAISQAAIAHAKSNGHNVVIIDTAGRLAVDEAMMTEISNIHKAIQPQETLFVVDSMTGQDAVNTAKAFNDVLNFDGVILTKLDGDTRGGAAISIKSVVNKPIKFIGTGEKMEAIDVFYPSRMADRILGMGDVVSLVERAQEQFDEQEARKLQKKIAKNQFGFDDFLKQIQQIKKMGNMKDLMGMIPGAGKMLKDVDIDDDAFKGIEAIIHSMTPKERTTPSILNASRKKRVAKGSGTSVQEVNQLLKQFNQMSKMMKMMQGGGGKKMMQMMKNMR; encoded by the coding sequence ATGTTCAATAATTTAAGCGATAAATTAGATAAGGCCTTACACGTCCTGAAAGGGCACGGAAGCATCACCGAAGTAAACGTTGCCGAAACTTTAAAAGAAGTTAGGCGTGCACTTTTAGATGCCGACGTTAACTTTAAAATAGCCAAAGAATTTACCAACAAGGTAAAGGAAAAAGCATTGGGGCAAAACGTATTGACCACTTTGCAGCCTGGGCAGTTAATGGTGAAAATCGTTAAGGACGAGTTAACAGAATTGATGGGAGGTGATGCCGAAGGAATCAATTTATCGGGCACACCAAGTGTTATTTTAATGTCGGGTTTACAGGGGTCTGGTAAAACCACCTTTTCTGGTAAACTGGCTAACTATCTTAAAAACAAAAAAACTAAAAAGCCTTTATTGGTTGCTTGCGACGTTTATCGTCCTGCAGCGATAGACCAATTGCACGTAGTTGGAGAGCAAATAGGTGTTGAGGTTTTTAGTGATAAAGGAAACAACAATCCCGTGGCCATTTCGCAAGCGGCAATAGCGCATGCCAAATCTAACGGACACAATGTGGTAATCATCGATACCGCTGGTCGTTTGGCGGTTGATGAGGCCATGATGACCGAAATATCGAATATCCACAAGGCTATCCAACCACAGGAAACATTGTTTGTAGTTGATTCCATGACGGGTCAAGATGCCGTAAACACGGCAAAAGCCTTCAACGATGTGTTGAATTTTGATGGGGTTATCCTTACCAAATTAGATGGTGATACCCGAGGTGGTGCCGCGATATCAATTAAATCGGTAGTAAATAAACCAATTAAGTTTATTGGTACTGGCGAAAAAATGGAAGCTATCGATGTGTTCTATCCTTCTCGTATGGCCGACCGTATTTTGGGTATGGGTGACGTGGTGTCGTTAGTAGAGCGTGCCCAAGAACAGTTTGATGAGCAAGAAGCTAGAAAACTTCAAAAGAAAATAGCCAAAAACCAGTTTGGGTTCGACGATTTCTTGAAGCAAATCCAGCAAATCAAGAAAATGGGTAACATGAAAGATTTGATGGGCATGATTCCTGGTGCTGGTAAAATGCTGAAAGATGTTGATATTGATGATGACGCTTTTAAAGGGATTGAGGCCATTATCCATTCCATGACACCAAAAGAGCGAACCACCCCTTCGATATTAAATGCGAGTAGAAAAAAGCGAGTGGCCAAGGGGTCGGGTACTTCGGTTCAGGAAGTCAACCAGCTTTTAAAGCAGTTCAACCAAATGAGCAAAATGATGAAAATGATGCAAGGCGGTGGCGGCAAAAAGATGATGCAAATGATGAAGAATATGCGCTAA
- a CDS encoding RNA polymerase sigma factor, whose protein sequence is MGKQLHENICEEHLFSSIFTKYSKDLHHFLYYKFGELLNPKDKVQEAFIKLWENCAKISPDKAKSFLFTTANNLMLNEAAHQKVVLKYQQTKPKLSTNESPEFLMQETEYNVKLQKALANLTEAQREAFLMNRVEGKRFKEIAELLDISTKAVEKRIYGALEKLRKDIKEL, encoded by the coding sequence ATGGGGAAACAACTACACGAAAACATTTGCGAAGAGCATTTATTTTCTTCCATTTTTACGAAATACTCTAAAGATTTACACCATTTTCTCTATTACAAGTTTGGTGAATTGCTCAACCCAAAAGACAAAGTGCAGGAAGCCTTTATTAAACTTTGGGAAAACTGCGCTAAAATTTCGCCTGATAAGGCCAAGAGTTTTTTGTTCACCACTGCCAATAATTTAATGCTTAATGAAGCCGCACACCAAAAAGTGGTTTTAAAATACCAGCAGACCAAGCCCAAACTGAGCACTAACGAAAGCCCTGAATTTTTAATGCAGGAAACCGAATATAATGTCAAACTCCAAAAAGCATTGGCCAATTTAACCGAAGCGCAGCGCGAAGCCTTTTTAATGAACCGGGTGGAAGGCAAACGTTTTAAGGAAATTGCCGAGCTTTTAGATATTTCGACCAAAGCCGTTGAAAAACGTATTTATGGCGCTTTGGAAAAACTGCGGAAAGACATTAAAGAACTATAA
- a CDS encoding FecR family protein: MMNREELILKWLDNNLTEQELKAFKNLEDYDELVALNSSLQAFKADDYNTEQELEKVMQVVKARKKSSANLLKPLLRIAAVLAICFGVYYYTTTLNTTVATEFAQKTTIELPDASQVSLNAKSVLVYNKRDWQDHREVELQGEAFFKVAKGSSFKVNTSAGHVTVYGTQFNVKQRDNYFEVICYEGLVGVTYNSHETKLKPGDSFLIIDGKTIAKEKENRSEPSWLNNASSFTSVPYKMVVEEFERQYNVDITLLGIDSSQLFTGSFTHDNMDVALKSITLPLHVTYSKTDHSITLKRE; encoded by the coding sequence ATGATGAACCGAGAAGAACTCATATTAAAATGGCTGGACAACAACCTAACCGAGCAAGAACTCAAGGCATTTAAAAACCTTGAGGACTACGACGAACTGGTTGCCTTGAACAGCAGTTTACAGGCATTTAAAGCTGATGATTACAACACCGAGCAAGAACTTGAAAAAGTCATGCAGGTGGTAAAAGCCAGAAAAAAATCGTCTGCAAACCTTTTAAAGCCACTGCTGCGCATCGCCGCCGTTTTGGCCATTTGCTTTGGTGTGTACTATTACACCACCACTTTAAACACGACAGTTGCTACCGAGTTTGCTCAAAAAACAACCATCGAACTGCCGGATGCTTCCCAAGTATCGCTTAATGCCAAATCGGTTTTGGTGTACAACAAAAGAGATTGGCAAGACCACCGCGAAGTAGAGTTGCAGGGTGAGGCCTTTTTTAAAGTAGCCAAAGGGTCGTCGTTTAAAGTAAACACATCGGCTGGACACGTCACCGTTTACGGCACCCAGTTCAATGTAAAACAACGCGACAATTATTTTGAAGTTATTTGCTACGAAGGGCTTGTTGGGGTAACCTACAATTCTCATGAAACGAAATTAAAACCTGGCGACAGTTTTTTAATTATCGACGGGAAAACAATTGCTAAAGAAAAAGAAAACCGCAGCGAGCCTTCGTGGCTAAATAATGCCAGTAGCTTTACCAGCGTACCCTATAAAATGGTAGTTGAAGAATTTGAGAGACAATATAACGTCGACATCACCCTATTGGGCATCGATTCCTCACAATTGTTTACCGGTAGTTTTACCCACGACAATATGGATGTGGCCTTAAAATCTATTACCTTACCTTTACATGTAACTTATAGCAAAACCGACCATTCGATTACATTAAAGCGTGAGTAG
- a CDS encoding TonB-dependent receptor plug domain-containing protein, whose translation MSRNHFFFIVFLLFLLNVVPLTAQNPQKEKQPLATVLKVLSEKFGVSFSYIDDTIKNKKSALPPTDMPLEAVLEFLNTETQLDFELLNNEYIVISKPKSSEAKFLPQKLKEVFVTNYLTSGITKLNDGSLTIKPQTFGILPGLIEPDVLQTIQALPGVLSADETVSNINVRGGTHDQNLLLWDGIKMFQSGHFFGLISAFNPHTTKKVSVFKNGTRAKYGDGISSIIDMQLPDEIDNEFKAGMGFNFINADGFAKIPLSKNTELQLSARRSITDLINTSTYEQYFKRIFQDSDFNDAKKNDDFISQNESFYFYDIAVKFLFDATKKDKFRFHFLNIHNQLNYDEQSVINDRSEALNSNLIQNNLAFGTTYLRDWNDKLSTTAQMYVTNYDLDATNFDILNNQRLIQENEVYDGSAKFDINYEANLNFHFNGGYQFTETGISNLEDVNNPNFRSYIKEVVRTHSVYAESQYLSNDAKTRLNLGGRLNYFGKFDMLLAEPRLSFSQRFLNHFRFEVLGEFKSQTTQQIIDLQNDFLGIEKRRWVLSNNQTEVIENGNQTIYPIPVLRSKQLSTGIHFNKNKLLVSAETYIKKVDGITTRSQGFQNQYQFVNAIGSYEIKGIDVLLNKQFSDVLGGWVSYSYSDNRYQFDKLNNGKPFPNNVDITHAVSFAGTYTSNNLKLAVGVNWHSGTPHTDPSNSDSPDDNTITYAPPNSSRLNDYLRADCSATYAFNISDATRASIGASVWNVLNKRNIINTYYTLDSDNNINTIENESLGITPNVSFRVYF comes from the coding sequence GTGAGTAGAAACCACTTCTTTTTCATTGTTTTTTTATTGTTTCTTTTGAATGTTGTGCCACTTACGGCGCAAAACCCGCAAAAGGAAAAGCAACCGCTTGCCACCGTTTTAAAGGTGCTTTCGGAAAAATTTGGAGTGAGTTTTTCATACATCGACGACACCATAAAAAACAAGAAAAGTGCGCTTCCCCCAACTGATATGCCGTTGGAAGCCGTCTTGGAGTTTTTAAACACCGAAACCCAATTGGATTTTGAACTGCTCAACAACGAATATATCGTCATTTCAAAACCGAAATCTTCTGAAGCAAAATTTCTCCCCCAAAAATTAAAGGAAGTTTTTGTCACCAATTATTTAACCTCGGGAATTACTAAACTCAACGATGGTTCGTTAACCATAAAGCCGCAAACTTTCGGTATTTTACCCGGATTGATTGAGCCCGACGTATTGCAGACCATTCAGGCCCTTCCCGGTGTATTGAGTGCCGACGAAACCGTATCGAATATTAACGTTCGTGGTGGCACGCACGACCAAAACCTACTGCTTTGGGACGGCATAAAAATGTTTCAATCGGGGCATTTTTTCGGACTCATTTCAGCCTTTAATCCGCATACCACAAAAAAAGTTTCCGTGTTTAAAAACGGTACCCGCGCCAAATACGGTGATGGCATTTCGAGCATTATCGACATGCAATTGCCCGACGAAATTGATAACGAATTTAAAGCCGGAATGGGTTTCAACTTTATCAATGCCGATGGTTTTGCCAAAATACCGCTTTCAAAAAACACCGAACTGCAATTATCGGCCCGACGTTCCATCACCGACCTCATCAATACCTCAACCTACGAACAGTATTTTAAGCGTATTTTTCAGGATTCCGATTTTAACGATGCCAAAAAAAACGACGATTTTATCTCGCAAAACGAAAGCTTTTACTTTTATGATATTGCCGTGAAATTTCTGTTTGATGCCACAAAAAAAGACAAGTTCCGTTTTCATTTTTTGAACATCCACAACCAATTGAATTACGATGAGCAATCGGTCATCAATGACCGAAGCGAAGCGCTTAACAGTAATTTAATTCAAAACAATTTGGCTTTTGGGACTACTTATTTGCGCGATTGGAACGACAAGCTATCCACCACCGCACAAATGTATGTCACCAATTACGATTTGGACGCCACGAATTTCGACATCCTCAACAACCAACGGCTTATCCAAGAAAACGAAGTTTATGATGGTTCGGCAAAATTCGATATTAATTACGAGGCCAATCTCAATTTCCATTTTAACGGGGGCTATCAATTTACCGAAACGGGCATTAGTAATTTGGAAGACGTCAACAACCCCAATTTCAGGAGTTATATAAAAGAAGTGGTGCGCACGCATTCCGTTTATGCCGAAAGCCAGTATTTATCCAACGACGCCAAAACACGATTAAATTTGGGCGGCCGATTGAACTATTTCGGCAAATTCGATATGCTTCTGGCCGAACCCCGACTCAGTTTCAGTCAGCGGTTTTTAAACCATTTTAGATTTGAGGTTTTGGGTGAATTTAAAAGCCAAACCACTCAACAAATTATCGATTTGCAGAATGACTTTCTGGGCATTGAAAAACGCCGTTGGGTCCTTTCGAACAACCAAACCGAAGTGATTGAAAACGGCAACCAAACCATTTACCCCATTCCGGTGCTTAGGAGCAAACAGCTTTCCACGGGCATTCATTTTAACAAAAATAAACTATTGGTGAGTGCCGAAACCTACATTAAAAAAGTGGATGGCATTACTACCCGAAGCCAAGGTTTTCAAAACCAATACCAGTTTGTAAACGCCATTGGCAGTTACGAAATAAAAGGCATCGATGTACTCCTCAACAAACAATTTAGCGATGTGCTGGGCGGCTGGGTATCGTATTCTTACAGCGATAACCGTTACCAATTTGACAAGTTAAACAACGGTAAACCCTTCCCCAATAATGTCGATATTACCCATGCCGTAAGCTTTGCGGGCACCTACACCAGTAATAACCTAAAATTGGCAGTAGGTGTAAATTGGCACTCTGGAACACCCCATACCGACCCCAGTAACAGCGACAGTCCTGACGACAACACCATTACCTACGCCCCACCGAACAGCAGCCGATTGAACGACTACCTACGTGCTGATTGCTCGGCCACATATGCTTTTAATATTAGCGATGCCACCCGTGCCAGCATTGGTGCTTCTGTTTGGAACGTGCTCAATAAACGAAACATTATTAACACCTACTATACTTTAGATAGCGACAACAACATCAACACGATTGAAAATGAATCGCTGGGCATTACGCCCAATGTGAGTTTTCGGGTTTATTTTTAA
- a CDS encoding lipocalin family protein codes for MKKTNLISGLLIILMILFSCSNNENSDSTPKDASIIGVWKPTKVVTVCSTIDEVDELSICEQNGRITFNDNGTLSTNDYGNEYINGASGDCVESSNGSGTWILKENKLDLFIKYANTGEEENDNLNATVYKLTDTTLQIGYLSDDPNDCNDGIKPTYYYTEYIRVE; via the coding sequence ATGAAAAAAACAAATTTAATAAGCGGACTTTTAATAATACTAATGATTTTATTTTCTTGCTCAAATAATGAAAATTCTGATTCTACACCTAAAGACGCTTCTATAATAGGAGTTTGGAAACCTACAAAAGTAGTTACCGTTTGTTCGACAATAGATGAAGTAGATGAGCTCTCTATCTGTGAACAGAATGGAAGAATTACATTTAATGATAATGGCACTTTAAGCACAAACGATTATGGTAATGAATATATTAATGGTGCAAGCGGTGATTGTGTTGAATCTTCAAATGGTAGTGGAACATGGATACTAAAAGAAAACAAACTTGATTTATTTATAAAATATGCTAACACAGGTGAAGAAGAAAATGATAATTTAAACGCAACTGTTTATAAATTGACAGATACTACTCTTCAAATAGGATATTTAAGTGATGACCCGAACGACTGCAATGACGGAATTAAACCAACATATTATTACACAGAATACATACGTGTTGAATAA
- a CDS encoding type II toxin-antitoxin system RelE/ParE family toxin produces the protein MALEVYWLELAETKLEDIYSYYSVKASKNVAKKLINGIVDATIGIEKQPEIGQVELSLKHRKQEFRYLVFKNYKIVYWVNYDFSRIEIANIFDTRQSPEKINETK, from the coding sequence ATGGCGTTAGAAGTTTACTGGTTGGAACTGGCCGAAACAAAACTTGAAGACATTTATAGTTACTATTCTGTAAAAGCCAGTAAAAATGTAGCTAAAAAGTTAATCAACGGCATTGTTGATGCTACAATAGGGATTGAAAAACAACCGGAAATCGGACAAGTTGAACTCAGTTTAAAGCACCGAAAACAAGAATTTCGGTATTTAGTATTCAAAAATTACAAGATTGTCTATTGGGTAAATTATGACTTCAGTCGAATTGAAATCGCTAATATTTTTGATACCAGACAATCGCCTGAAAAAATAAACGAAACAAAATAA
- the argS gene encoding arginine--tRNA ligase, translated as MSLQDTLSNDVKQAVKSNFNVELEAVEFQATRKEFAGDITVVVFPMLRFVKGNPVQIGETIGNFLVEHVDNVKAFNVVKGFLNIEISDSYYIDFFNVIKANKSFGLVQPNPDEKAIMVEYSSPNTNKPLHLGHIRNNLLGYSVAEILKASGKKVYKTQIINDRGIHICKSMLAWEKFGNGETPESTSLKGDKLVGNYYVKFDQEYKKEIELLVANGSTEEEAKKNAPLLIEAQDMLRKWEAGDEATVALWEKMNGWVYDGFDETYKNLGVDFDTLYYESNTYLLGKEFVAEGLKSGVFHKEEDGSVWCDLTDEGLDKKIVQRADGTAVYMTQDIGTAIQRIKDFPDVGGMVYTVGNEQDYHFQVLFLILKKLGFDWAKNLYHLSYGMVDLPSGKMKSREGTVVDADDLIDDMAKTAEEISEELGKLDGYSEEEKQELYKTIGLGALKYYILKVDPKKRILFDPKESIDFQGNTGPFIQYTYARIQSILRKANVDANVTLSAVEVSLNSKERELIKQVQLFPEVVQNAAENHSPALIANYTYDLVKEFNSFYQNVSILGADSDTEKLFRVQLSNTVANTIKNAFGLLGIQVPERM; from the coding sequence ATGAGCCTTCAAGACACCTTATCGAACGACGTAAAGCAAGCTGTAAAATCCAATTTTAATGTAGAATTGGAAGCGGTTGAATTCCAAGCCACCAGAAAAGAATTTGCTGGCGATATTACCGTAGTGGTGTTCCCGATGTTGCGCTTTGTAAAAGGGAATCCGGTGCAAATTGGCGAAACCATTGGAAATTTTTTGGTCGAGCACGTCGATAACGTAAAGGCGTTTAACGTGGTAAAAGGTTTTTTAAATATTGAAATAAGCGATTCGTATTACATTGATTTCTTCAACGTCATTAAAGCCAATAAGTCCTTCGGATTGGTGCAACCCAACCCCGATGAAAAAGCCATTATGGTAGAATACTCGTCGCCAAACACCAACAAACCACTGCATTTGGGGCACATCCGAAACAATTTATTAGGCTACAGCGTGGCCGAAATTTTAAAGGCTTCGGGTAAAAAAGTATACAAAACCCAAATTATAAACGACCGTGGCATCCATATTTGTAAAAGTATGTTGGCATGGGAAAAATTTGGAAATGGCGAAACACCAGAAAGTACTAGTTTAAAAGGCGATAAATTGGTGGGGAACTATTACGTGAAGTTTGATCAGGAATACAAAAAGGAAATTGAATTATTGGTGGCCAACGGAAGTACCGAAGAGGAAGCCAAAAAGAACGCACCACTTTTAATAGAAGCCCAAGACATGCTCAGAAAATGGGAGGCAGGCGATGAAGCGACCGTGGCCCTTTGGGAAAAAATGAACGGTTGGGTGTACGATGGGTTTGATGAAACCTATAAAAACCTGGGCGTAGATTTCGATACTTTATATTACGAAAGCAACACCTATTTATTGGGCAAGGAATTTGTGGCCGAAGGTTTAAAATCGGGGGTGTTCCATAAAGAAGAAGACGGTTCGGTGTGGTGCGATTTAACCGATGAAGGCCTCGATAAAAAAATTGTGCAACGTGCCGATGGTACCGCTGTTTACATGACGCAGGATATTGGTACGGCCATACAGCGTATTAAGGATTTTCCAGATGTGGGCGGTATGGTTTACACCGTGGGGAACGAGCAGGATTATCACTTTCAGGTGTTGTTTTTAATACTGAAAAAATTAGGCTTCGATTGGGCCAAAAACCTATACCATTTAAGTTACGGAATGGTAGATTTGCCCAGCGGAAAAATGAAAAGTCGCGAAGGTACTGTGGTGGATGCCGACGACCTGATTGATGATATGGCGAAAACCGCCGAAGAAATTTCAGAAGAGTTGGGTAAACTCGATGGCTATTCGGAAGAAGAGAAGCAGGAGCTATACAAAACCATTGGTTTGGGGGCACTGAAATACTATATTTTGAAAGTAGACCCTAAAAAACGTATTTTGTTCGACCCAAAAGAGTCCATCGATTTTCAAGGAAATACCGGGCCATTCATTCAATATACCTATGCCCGAATCCAGTCTATTTTACGAAAAGCCAATGTAGATGCTAATGTCACACTGAGCGCAGTCGAAGTGTCTTTAAATAGTAAAGAACGCGAACTCATCAAACAAGTGCAGTTGTTCCCCGAAGTGGTGCAAAATGCGGCTGAAAACCACAGTCCGGCGTTAATTGCCAATTACACTTACGATTTGGTTAAGGAGTTCAATTCGTTTTACCAAAATGTGTCTATTTTAGGAGCCGATAGCGACACCGAAAAGTTATTCCGTGTGCAATTATCAAACACCGTAGCAAATACCATTAAAAATGCTTTTGGACTTTTAGGGATTCAGGTGCCAGAGCGGATGTAG
- a CDS encoding tetratricopeptide repeat-containing sensor histidine kinase has product MRRIIILVMMLSVSIGFSQSNDIDSLAIDLAFQDQDSLKVDTSLKLIRLLYNADDYERALKYVIESEKLSNTLNYTEAIAEITYYKSLIYAHKGDYINAVSGYNKSKDLFKTLKDTLGIAKVNNSIGLIEIKRGNYTKGLQYSLLAISELEKRNLTKELNVTYSNLAEAYYNINAYDKALEFYLKALEKQKLLKDVEGINQSSLKLAELYSNRKEHRKAIDYYQSVLQSNVTNSDSLRGVLLPKLGGEYLKFNDYGNATKYLVQGYNLNHRSNDQLGMLLTLNNLGDLNIRQNRLKTAESQLMEAGELARALDNKAELLKHYKLLKTLDSTRKRFDKAFVWQREYYELNKALKNDEPEITASTSSIDEFGLNPDTAEEMRLGDSNEQSMAATTTASNSADERLRKFKLIFYGLLAALAIVSTFLVLIYLKRNNHIKYMQELEEKNLKIELQNEAFLEQTKHLENVNNVKDKLFSIVSHDLKDSLSSINGFIDLLREGSLSREEFDNLIPELSENANNASLLLFNLLNWSKSQMQSLEPKPSLFDVQEVFEDKVKLIEPRMQSKGINLVDHSLRDFAYADRSMFEIVIQNLLANALKFCSKGDTITISNHISNGSCIISIADTGVGISKENLSKLFKNSSFTTVGTNNEKGTGLGLSICKELVELNNGKIWVESTQGVGSTFYVQLPKSKPAE; this is encoded by the coding sequence ATGAGGAGAATAATAATTTTAGTGATGATGCTATCTGTATCTATAGGCTTTTCACAGTCCAATGATATAGACAGTTTGGCTATAGATCTTGCTTTTCAGGATCAGGATTCCTTGAAAGTAGATACTTCCTTAAAGCTTATCAGGCTACTTTATAATGCCGACGATTACGAGCGTGCCCTAAAATACGTTATTGAAAGCGAAAAGTTGTCGAATACTTTAAACTACACTGAAGCTATTGCAGAAATCACCTATTATAAATCCTTAATTTATGCCCATAAAGGCGATTATATTAATGCCGTTAGCGGATACAACAAATCCAAAGATTTATTTAAAACCTTAAAGGATACTTTGGGAATTGCCAAAGTGAACAATAGCATTGGTTTAATTGAAATAAAGCGCGGCAACTACACCAAAGGTCTTCAATATTCGCTTTTGGCCATAAGTGAACTAGAAAAACGCAATCTTACGAAAGAACTCAATGTTACCTACAGTAATTTGGCCGAAGCCTATTACAACATTAATGCATACGATAAAGCACTTGAGTTCTATCTAAAAGCACTTGAAAAGCAGAAATTACTAAAGGATGTTGAAGGCATAAATCAATCGAGCCTTAAACTGGCCGAATTGTATTCAAATAGAAAAGAACACCGCAAAGCCATTGACTATTATCAAAGTGTATTACAAAGTAACGTTACCAACAGTGATTCGCTTCGTGGTGTGCTGCTTCCTAAATTGGGTGGCGAATACCTGAAGTTTAACGATTACGGAAATGCTACAAAGTATTTGGTACAGGGCTATAACTTAAACCACCGCAGTAATGACCAATTGGGCATGCTGCTTACCTTAAACAATTTAGGTGATTTAAACATTAGGCAAAATCGCTTAAAAACAGCCGAAAGCCAATTGATGGAGGCGGGTGAACTGGCAAGAGCTTTAGACAATAAAGCGGAATTGCTGAAGCACTACAAGCTACTAAAAACCCTCGATTCTACCCGAAAACGATTTGATAAAGCCTTTGTTTGGCAACGTGAATACTACGAACTGAACAAAGCTTTAAAAAATGATGAGCCCGAAATAACCGCATCAACCAGCTCGATTGATGAATTTGGTTTAAACCCTGATACTGCTGAAGAAATGCGTTTAGGCGATAGTAATGAACAATCGATGGCAGCGACTACCACAGCATCAAATTCAGCCGATGAACGCTTACGGAAGTTCAAATTGATTTTTTACGGCTTATTGGCTGCCTTGGCTATTGTTTCAACCTTTTTAGTTCTGATTTACCTAAAACGAAACAACCACATCAAGTACATGCAAGAGCTGGAAGAAAAGAACCTAAAAATTGAACTTCAAAACGAAGCCTTTTTAGAACAGACCAAACACCTTGAAAACGTTAATAACGTAAAGGATAAATTGTTTTCTATTGTATCGCACGATTTAAAGGATTCACTATCCTCTATCAATGGATTTATCGACTTGCTTCGCGAAGGCTCTTTATCACGCGAAGAATTCGATAATTTAATTCCTGAATTAAGCGAAAATGCCAATAATGCCTCGTTGTTGTTATTCAACTTACTTAATTGGTCTAAATCACAAATGCAGTCGTTAGAACCAAAACCCAGCCTGTTCGATGTACAAGAAGTGTTTGAGGACAAAGTGAAATTGATTGAACCTAGAATGCAAAGTAAAGGTATCAATTTGGTAGACCACTCGTTACGCGATTTTGCCTATGCTGACAGAAGTATGTTCGAAATTGTGATACAAAACCTATTGGCCAACGCCCTGAAATTCTGCAGTAAAGGTGATACCATTACCATTTCTAACCACATTAGCAACGGCAGTTGTATTATTAGCATTGCCGATACAGGAGTGGGTATTTCAAAAGAAAATTTATCTAAATTATTTAAAAACAGTTCGTTTACTACGGTGGGCACCAATAACGAAAAAGGCACTGGTTTAGGGCTTTCTATCTGTAAAGAATTAGTAGAACTCAACAACGGTAAAATTTGGGTGGAAAGTACCCAAGGCGTGGGTAGTACATTTTATGTACAATTGCCAAAATCGAAACCCGCAGAGTAA